A region from the Pseudomonas cucumis genome encodes:
- a CDS encoding APC family permease, with amino-acid sequence MSINDRLTEHLNRGTVGFPTALASTIGLIMASPVILTATMGFGIGGSAFAVAMLIAVVMMLAQATTFAEAASILPTTGSVYDYINCGMGRFFAITGTLSAYLIVHVFAGTAETILSGVMALVNFEHLNTLAESVGGSWLLGVGFVVVFGILNIFGVSAFGRAEIILTFGMWTTLMVFGVLGLIAAPAVQLDGWFGESLVGTDLITILSLVGMAMFMFVGCEFVTPLAPDLRQSARVMPKAMILGLLSVATCMFIYGAAMKRQVENVLLDAASGVHLLDTPMAIPKFAEQVMGDIGPIWLGIGFLFAGAATINTLMAGVPRILYGMAVDGALPKVFTYLHPRFKTPLLCIVVVMLIPCLHALYLGGNADNIMPLVLAAVCAWSFAYLLVTLSVVILRIRRPDLPRAYRSPFFPLPQIVSSIGILLGMWFITPPGMNPADIYIPFGVMLGCTAVYALFWTLVVQKVNPFKPALVEDVLAKEFSYEPGKHHNDYLDHAAKTV; translated from the coding sequence ATGTCGATCAATGACAGGCTCACAGAGCATTTGAACCGGGGTACGGTCGGTTTTCCCACCGCACTTGCCAGCACCATCGGCCTGATCATGGCCAGTCCGGTGATACTCACCGCGACCATGGGGTTTGGCATTGGCGGCAGCGCTTTTGCGGTGGCCATGTTGATCGCCGTGGTAATGATGCTGGCCCAGGCGACGACCTTCGCTGAAGCTGCGTCGATTCTGCCGACCACCGGTTCGGTCTACGATTACATCAACTGCGGCATGGGCCGTTTCTTTGCAATCACCGGTACATTGTCAGCCTACCTGATTGTCCATGTGTTTGCCGGAACTGCGGAAACCATACTTTCGGGCGTCATGGCACTGGTGAACTTCGAGCATCTCAACACGCTGGCCGAATCGGTCGGTGGTTCGTGGTTGCTTGGGGTGGGGTTCGTCGTTGTGTTCGGGATCCTCAATATCTTCGGCGTCAGCGCGTTCGGTCGGGCCGAAATCATCCTGACCTTCGGCATGTGGACGACCCTGATGGTGTTCGGCGTGTTGGGGCTGATCGCGGCACCGGCTGTGCAACTGGATGGCTGGTTCGGTGAGTCGCTGGTGGGCACAGACTTGATCACCATTTTGTCGCTTGTGGGCATGGCCATGTTCATGTTCGTTGGTTGCGAGTTCGTCACACCCTTGGCGCCGGATCTGCGCCAATCGGCCAGGGTCATGCCCAAGGCGATGATTCTGGGTTTGCTCAGCGTGGCGACGTGCATGTTCATCTACGGTGCAGCGATGAAACGTCAGGTGGAAAACGTGTTACTGGATGCGGCCAGCGGTGTGCATCTGCTTGACACGCCCATGGCGATTCCAAAGTTCGCCGAGCAGGTAATGGGTGATATCGGTCCGATATGGCTGGGTATTGGCTTCCTGTTTGCCGGCGCGGCGACCATCAATACGTTGATGGCGGGAGTGCCGCGGATTCTTTACGGTATGGCGGTCGATGGGGCGTTGCCCAAGGTCTTCACTTACCTGCACCCACGCTTCAAGACGCCCCTACTGTGCATTGTGGTGGTGATGCTGATTCCTTGCCTGCATGCGCTGTATCTGGGCGGCAACGCCGACAACATCATGCCCCTGGTGCTGGCTGCCGTATGCGCCTGGAGTTTTGCTTATCTGCTGGTGACGCTGTCAGTGGTGATCCTGCGGATTCGTCGCCCCGATCTGCCACGGGCTTATCGCTCGCCGTTCTTTCCACTGCCGCAGATTGTCTCCAGCATCGGTATTCTGCTGGGCATGTGGTTTATCACGCCGCCCGGTATGAATCCGGCGGACATCTATATCCCTTTTGGCGTGATGCTCGGTTGCACGGCGGTGTATGCGCTGTTTTGGACGTTAGTCGTGCAGAAGGTCAATCCATTCAAGCCGGCGTTGGTGGAAGACGTGCTGGCCAAGGAGTTTTCCTATGAGCCTGGCAAGCATCACAACGATTATCTCGACCATGCTGCAAAAACTGTCTGA
- a CDS encoding alginate export family protein: MEQTLKARSLSKAVGLGIALLIADSSAQAYELYADNDTKVTGNFLAVYGMFNSRKNYDGTTGGSSWREGFIKYGLSVEQTLGDLGSAYGTANLVSSGTWGDGDAAGITDGTERTTKFDEAFAGWRSGDLFPVLGKDGVDVSFGRQVITLGDGFIINDDGLNLGKGVADGEFNRGGAYYLAARHAFDETAVLRLGGKEGVHGSLMWIKSDNRAQAKTEMAASTLEYTAAPGTLGLTYIHGIDVDDRYASDFQKQREGMNIYSLRGAGNAGIENAHFSFEYAWQDKDAGPEKAWYTEAGYTFADLPWSPDLTYRYSRYSKDWDSMFNGVNRGYGTWFQGEVAGNYSGPFNSNTAIQHVALKVKPLEPVTVGVLFFDYKTLHKNNALDLDGRELDLYAEWAVNEHLIVTPLVGLYKPEKDESNGGNQVGGNGTNVYSQLTVAIPF, translated from the coding sequence ATGGAGCAAACACTGAAAGCACGATCGCTGTCCAAGGCCGTTGGTCTGGGTATCGCGCTCTTGATCGCCGACTCGTCGGCCCAGGCCTACGAGCTGTATGCCGATAACGACACCAAGGTCACCGGCAACTTCCTCGCCGTCTATGGGATGTTCAACAGTCGCAAGAACTATGACGGCACCACAGGCGGGTCTAGCTGGCGCGAAGGATTTATCAAGTATGGCTTGAGTGTCGAGCAAACGCTCGGCGACCTGGGCAGCGCCTATGGCACGGCCAATCTGGTCAGTTCCGGCACCTGGGGCGATGGCGATGCGGCGGGCATCACCGACGGCACCGAACGAACCACAAAGTTTGATGAAGCCTTCGCCGGTTGGCGTTCCGGCGACCTGTTCCCGGTACTTGGCAAGGATGGTGTGGATGTGTCGTTTGGGCGCCAGGTCATTACTCTCGGTGACGGTTTTATCATCAACGACGACGGCCTGAACCTGGGTAAAGGTGTAGCGGACGGTGAGTTCAACCGAGGTGGTGCCTATTATCTCGCGGCACGCCACGCCTTCGACGAAACCGCCGTTCTGCGCTTGGGCGGCAAGGAAGGCGTTCATGGCAGCCTGATGTGGATCAAGTCGGATAACCGCGCTCAGGCCAAGACCGAGATGGCCGCCAGCACCCTGGAATACACCGCCGCGCCAGGTACCCTCGGGCTGACCTATATTCACGGCATCGACGTCGATGATCGTTATGCCAGCGACTTCCAGAAGCAACGTGAAGGCATGAACATCTATAGCCTGCGGGGCGCTGGCAATGCCGGAATAGAGAACGCTCACTTTTCCTTCGAATATGCCTGGCAGGACAAGGACGCCGGCCCGGAAAAAGCCTGGTACACCGAAGCCGGCTACACCTTTGCCGACCTGCCATGGTCGCCGGACCTGACGTACCGTTACAGCCGCTATTCCAAAGATTGGGATTCGATGTTCAACGGTGTCAACCGTGGCTACGGTACCTGGTTCCAGGGCGAAGTGGCCGGTAATTATTCGGGCCCGTTCAACAGCAACACCGCGATCCAGCATGTGGCGCTCAAAGTCAAACCGCTGGAGCCAGTGACCGTTGGTGTGCTGTTTTTCGACTACAAGACCCTGCACAAGAACAATGCGCTGGACCTCGATGGTCGTGAACTTGACCTGTATGCCGAATGGGCGGTGAACGAGCACCTGATCGTCACCCCGCTGGTGGGCCTGTATAAGCCGGAAAAGGATGAAAGCAACGGCGGTAATCAGGTCGGTGGCAATGGCACCAACGTCTACAGTCAGCTGACCGTGGCCATCCCCTTCTGA
- a CDS encoding methyl-accepting chemotaxis protein, with product MFFKKHKQQQALTEALQLERFTQEKNQIVQRLRVAEELSKGQACQLERSEQALETLRQQLKQALSREQALEVELSQHVQLSRQHRQEGQIWELLQSTLTEGCWDITVVNGNVQDPASCMRFSNQFRLLMGYASHELPDGWDAQVGITHPDDLPKIMAIFDREILGPHGSGEYVFEYRMRHKTRDYIWCRERGRAVRDEHAKLCRVIGAVRDISDERSAKATHHQMLEQNQATYGQIATVVGVIKGIADQTNLLALNAAIEAARAGEVGRGFSVVADEVRKLAENTRQATHQIQTMLHQHKQ from the coding sequence ATGTTCTTCAAGAAACATAAACAGCAGCAGGCGCTCACTGAGGCCTTGCAACTGGAACGGTTCACACAAGAAAAAAACCAAATCGTGCAACGTCTGCGGGTCGCCGAGGAGCTGTCCAAGGGCCAGGCCTGCCAATTGGAGCGCAGCGAGCAAGCGCTTGAAACGCTTCGCCAACAGCTGAAACAGGCTCTGAGCCGCGAGCAGGCGCTTGAAGTCGAGTTAAGCCAGCATGTGCAGCTGTCCCGCCAACATCGGCAGGAGGGGCAGATCTGGGAACTGTTGCAGTCGACGCTGACCGAGGGCTGCTGGGACATCACCGTGGTCAACGGCAATGTTCAAGACCCTGCCAGCTGCATGCGTTTCTCCAATCAGTTTCGCCTCCTGATGGGTTATGCCTCCCATGAGTTGCCCGACGGCTGGGATGCTCAGGTCGGCATCACCCACCCGGATGATCTGCCGAAAATCATGGCGATCTTCGACCGGGAAATTCTCGGACCCCACGGCAGTGGCGAATACGTCTTTGAATACCGGATGCGCCATAAGACCCGCGACTACATCTGGTGCCGCGAGCGTGGTCGTGCGGTACGTGATGAGCACGCAAAGCTTTGTCGCGTGATCGGCGCGGTACGCGACATCAGCGATGAGCGTTCGGCCAAGGCGACCCATCATCAAATGCTCGAGCAGAATCAGGCGACCTATGGCCAGATCGCAACGGTGGTGGGGGTTATCAAAGGCATTGCCGACCAGACCAACCTGCTGGCCCTGAATGCCGCCATTGAAGCGGCGAGGGCGGGAGAGGTCGGGCGCGGTTTTTCAGTGGTGGCCGATGAAGTGCGCAAACTCGCGGAAAATACCCGCCAGGCCACACATCAGATTCAGACGATGTTGCATCAGCACAAACAGTAA
- a CDS encoding helix-turn-helix transcriptional regulator, with protein MSRHDHGHASLLEAFSAMTLELQRLAQDKDIEHFHHAALGCINQLLPFDSAWWGRAALIEGLPEEHNSYLYKLPRSYLPDWQSIRHIDVTVGRVHDIPGQAVIVDMRDPSNGPGLNWLGESYGIGELLCIVYVDPQTHLSDHLTVYRAPEAPRFSDQDCRLLNNLMLHLVAAVSANQIRTLVAMRETLTRPRNLALAVCDQRGTLHCAERGFVDLLLSEWTDWTGPCLPVAMDANGYEGKHLQIEASTVGDLFLLAARSRTVLMQLSPRENDVAQGFGEGKTYKEVARDLGMSPNTVRHHIRAIYSKLGVKDKARIAHLLHAPPD; from the coding sequence ATGAGCCGTCATGATCATGGTCACGCCAGCCTCCTGGAGGCGTTCAGTGCGATGACACTGGAGCTTCAGCGCCTGGCACAGGACAAAGACATCGAGCACTTCCACCACGCCGCGCTGGGCTGCATCAACCAGTTGTTACCCTTCGACAGTGCCTGGTGGGGGCGTGCGGCGCTGATTGAGGGGTTGCCTGAAGAACACAACTCCTATCTCTACAAATTGCCCCGCAGCTACCTGCCGGACTGGCAATCGATTCGCCATATCGACGTGACCGTCGGCAGGGTCCACGACATCCCCGGGCAAGCGGTCATCGTCGACATGCGCGACCCTTCCAACGGTCCCGGACTCAACTGGCTCGGCGAATCCTATGGTATTGGCGAATTGCTGTGCATTGTGTACGTCGACCCACAAACCCACCTCAGCGATCACCTCACGGTGTATCGCGCTCCCGAAGCACCGCGCTTTTCCGATCAGGATTGTCGGTTGCTGAACAACCTCATGCTTCATCTGGTTGCCGCGGTATCGGCCAACCAGATCCGCACCCTTGTGGCCATGCGCGAAACCCTCACCCGCCCGCGCAATCTGGCGCTCGCCGTATGCGACCAGCGCGGCACACTGCACTGCGCGGAACGTGGTTTCGTCGACTTGCTGCTGAGCGAGTGGACGGACTGGACTGGCCCTTGCCTGCCGGTGGCAATGGACGCTAATGGGTATGAAGGCAAGCATCTGCAGATCGAGGCCTCGACGGTCGGTGATCTGTTCCTGCTGGCAGCCCGCAGCCGCACTGTGCTGATGCAATTGAGTCCACGAGAAAACGATGTGGCTCAGGGCTTCGGCGAAGGCAAGACCTACAAGGAAGTCGCCCGCGATCTGGGCATGTCACCCAATACCGTGCGCCACCACATCCGCGCCATCTACAGCAAACTCGGGGTCAAGGACAAAGCCCGAATTGCCCATCTGCTGCACGCCCCGCCTGACTGA
- a CDS encoding transporter, with translation MPMTSTFTRNTALALISGLSSLHAGAADLNARDFFGAPSGTTLGVLYLPASRANDFHGPADSTGKADLKVSAVAYRQVFFTDICGTLCTPQFIVPFADISARLPGASQHTGESGFGDPQVGGTLFFINDPASRTYSGLLTLLTLPVGEYHSTNPDVSPGANRWGATFVYNYTQGIGEKWVLEANFEAQLYGKNDDYFSNDLKQDPLYRLQAFASYDFTSSTYGALRLIHADGGELRINEQRIDDTHKRYTQVGFEVGHWLDKQNQLMFSLSQNVATDNGYHGTDALLRLVHVF, from the coding sequence ATGCCCATGACCAGTACCTTCACCCGCAACACTGCACTGGCTCTTATCAGTGGTCTGTCGAGCCTGCATGCTGGCGCCGCCGACCTCAACGCCCGGGATTTTTTCGGCGCCCCTTCGGGCACCACCCTGGGCGTGCTGTATTTGCCGGCAAGCCGCGCCAATGATTTCCACGGCCCCGCCGACAGCACGGGCAAGGCCGACCTGAAGGTCAGCGCTGTGGCTTATCGCCAGGTATTTTTCACCGACATCTGCGGCACCCTCTGCACCCCACAATTCATCGTGCCCTTCGCCGACATCAGCGCCCGCCTGCCAGGTGCCAGTCAGCACACCGGAGAAAGCGGTTTCGGTGATCCTCAGGTCGGCGGCACCCTGTTCTTCATCAACGACCCCGCCTCGCGCACCTACAGCGGGTTGCTGACCCTGCTTACCCTGCCGGTGGGCGAGTACCACAGCACAAATCCCGATGTGTCACCCGGCGCCAATCGCTGGGGGGCAACCTTCGTTTACAACTACACCCAGGGCATCGGTGAAAAATGGGTGCTGGAAGCCAACTTCGAAGCCCAGCTCTATGGCAAGAACGACGACTACTTCAGCAATGACCTCAAACAGGACCCTCTGTATCGCCTGCAAGCTTTTGCCTCTTATGACTTCACTTCGAGCACCTATGGCGCGTTGCGACTGATCCACGCCGATGGCGGCGAGTTGCGGATCAATGAACAACGCATCGATGACACCCACAAGCGCTACACCCAAGTGGGTTTCGAAGTCGGTCACTGGCTCGATAAACAGAATCAGTTGATGTTCAGCCTCTCGCAGAACGTCGCCACCGACAACGGCTATCACGGTACCGACGCGTTGCTGCGTCTGGTCCATGTGTTCTGA